The genomic segment GCGAAGACTATCAGTTGGATCTCGCGGCGCTTGACGGTCTGCCCCCCTGGCACGTGGCCCTGCTGCTGCAATCGCGCCAGGCAGAGCGGTTGGGGTTACGCGCCGATTTCGGCATCGATTATCAATTGATCCAGGCCGCGCGCGCCAACGACCAACCGGTTATCGAACTGGAGGGGCCGGAGGAACAGCTGGCGCTATTGCGGCGGCTGCCGGATCAGAGCGTGGCGCTGCTGGCCGATACCCTAACGCATTGGCATACCAACGCGCGCCTGCTACAGGTGATGATCGGCTGGTGGTTGGAGAGTCGGCCGGTGGACGTCCGCCAGGCTTTTCCCTCCACCTTCAGTCACGATCTGTACAGCTACCTGATGACCGATCGCAATCATCGCTGGAAATCCACGCTGCAACAATTGCCGCCGGGCACCTATGTGGTCGCAGTGGGCGCCTTGCATCTTTACGGCGCGGATAATCTGCCGGGTCTACTGCGGCAATGAGCTCTGTCGCGAATCATTTACCCGTTCCGCCGCTTGCGCTACCCTGAACGCCTGAACTTCTGTCATCAGGATCCCGTCATGACGCCCGCGGTCACGTTATTGGAAAAAAAACGAATTCCTTTTATCCTGCATGCCTACGAGCACGATGCCAACGAAACCCATTTTGGCGAGGAAGCGGTGCAAAACTGGGGCTGAGCGCCGATCGCGTTTATAAGACCCTGCTGGTCTGCCTGAACGGGGAAGCGCGGCAGCTGGCGGTGGCGGTCACCCCGGTTTCGCTGCAGTTGGATTTGAAGAAAGTCGCGCGCGCCCTAGGCGCCAAAAAAGCGGAAATGGCCGATGCGCTGCTGGCGCAGAAAACCACCGGTTACCTGGTCGGCGGCATCAGCCCGCTTGACCAGAAAAAACGCCTGCCGACGGTCATTGATGCGCCTGCTCAGGCCTTCGCGACAATGTTTGTCTCGGGCGGCAAGCGCGGCCTGGATATCGAGCTGGCGCCGGCGGATTTGCAAAAGTCGTTGGATGCCCTGTTTGCCGATATAGCCAAACGCGAGGTCTAACCCCAGTTCCTATCCTTCTCCGGCGCAGGCGGCGTCAATGACCGCCGCTCACGCGGCGTCGCCGTTTTAATACCTTGTTGGCGCAGTTAAACGGCGGAAAATCCGCCATTG from the Candidatus Sodalis pierantonius str. SOPE genome contains:
- a CDS encoding TraB/GumN family protein, translating into MGKVLRCLASLLGDLTPATFPWPGMDVSLASGRQFHLVGSIHMGTSAMAPLPARLLERLEQAQALIVEADITVSPPLTSVGEAQIPLANRLSAAHYDRVCQLSEDYQLDLAALDGLPPWHVALLLQSRQAERLGLRADFGIDYQLIQAARANDQPVIELEGPEEQLALLRRLPDQSVALLADTLTHWHTNARLLQVMIGWWLESRPVDVRQAFPSTFSHDLYSYLMTDRNHRWKSTLQQLPPGTYVVAVGALHLYGADNLPGLLRQ